The Clostridium beijerinckii genomic sequence TTTCTTCATCTGAAAATAATTTTTTACTCATTCTTTTCACAACCTTACTATATTTCTTCTTATCTTTTATTGTACAAAAAAAGAACCTATTGAAATAGTCTTTTTTTAGTGTCTATTTCATAGGTTCCATTTTAATTAATTGAGGTAGCTTTAATTTTTATACTTAATTATTATAATTGAGTGCGATATAATATATATTATGAACTGATAGAACATATTGCATTAAGAATTACAAAGGGGAATTTTATGAATAAAAAGGTTAAAAGGGCTCATGATAAAGCTATGAGTTACTATGAGATAGGACAAATAGATAAAGCTTTAGAAATATGTGAAGATATATTACTAGAAGGTTTAGATAACCCAAATGTATTGAACTTTAAAGGGCTCTTACTATATCAAAAGGGTAATTTAGACGAAGCAGTTACAGTATGGAAGATGAATAGTGATTTAAATAATGATGATATTGCAAAAAGTTACATAAATGATTCTATTTTAGATAGAAAGAGATTAGAGTTATTTAGGCAGGGAGAACAAGCATTAAAGCAGTTAAAGGTTGATAAGGCATTAAATATATTTATGAGATGTTCAGAAAGTGACTTTAATGCCATTAAGGTGAATACTGGAATTGCTATGTGCTATCAAAGGAAAGGTGATTTCTACAGAGCAAGAGAATATGCAGAGAAAGTACTAAATATCGATAAGAATGCAATTACAGCAAAAAAAATCGAGAAAGAATTGAAAGACAGTGGAACATTTATAGAGGAAAGAAATTCCTCAAAAGGGTTATTTGGAATAATAATTATGGTTATAGTGGTCGCTATTGTAGTGGGTGGATATGCAGCTGTATCAAAATATAAGAGTTTAAATAATACCGTTGAAGAAACAACGAAAGATGAAAGTGATATTAATAAAGAAGCTGATACATATGAGGTAAAGGATAATACAGAATCCGCTCCGGAGATATTAAAAGAAGAAGTAAAAGATGAACATAATAATAATAATATTAACTTTAATAAAGATAAGATGATAGCATTAATAAATAC encodes the following:
- a CDS encoding tetratricopeptide repeat protein — its product is MNKKVKRAHDKAMSYYEIGQIDKALEICEDILLEGLDNPNVLNFKGLLLYQKGNLDEAVTVWKMNSDLNNDDIAKSYINDSILDRKRLELFRQGEQALKQLKVDKALNIFMRCSESDFNAIKVNTGIAMCYQRKGDFYRAREYAEKVLNIDKNAITAKKIEKELKDSGTFIEERNSSKGLFGIIIMVIVVAIVVGGYAAVSKYKSLNNTVEETTKDESDINKEADTYEVKDNTESAPEILKEEVKDEHNNNNINFNKDKMIALINTNDLDGIYEQIKDIKQESITSDDQEVYKQAVDLIKNQGVSRFYENGLKSFNENKYSDAKAFLDKAYAYCEGNSLKEHILFYRASSSSKLSDNSAAIRQYEEYYSQYPNGVYVEESLYDLALLNSSINMDKSKQYASILINNYPDSMYANNNIKNILKE